In Rathayibacter sp. VKM Ac-2762, one DNA window encodes the following:
- the dut gene encoding dUTP diphosphatase encodes MPATVDVPITADRLPSYARPGDAGADLHSTEDVVLAPGVRASVGTGVAVALPEGHAGFVVPRSGLAFAHGITVVNAPGTIDAGYRGEIRVALLNTDSRETYRVSAGDRIAQLVIVPVVQARFTAVDELPESVRGTGGFGSTGYAAGAQETRIHEESA; translated from the coding sequence GTGCCTGCAACCGTCGACGTCCCGATCACCGCGGACCGGCTCCCCTCCTACGCCCGTCCGGGCGACGCGGGAGCCGATCTCCACTCGACGGAGGACGTGGTACTCGCCCCCGGTGTGCGCGCCTCCGTCGGCACCGGGGTGGCCGTCGCCCTCCCGGAGGGCCACGCCGGCTTCGTCGTCCCCCGCAGCGGGCTGGCCTTCGCGCACGGCATCACCGTCGTCAACGCCCCCGGAACGATCGACGCGGGCTACCGCGGCGAGATCCGGGTGGCGCTGCTGAACACCGACAGCCGCGAGACGTACCGCGTCTCGGCGGGGGACCGGATCGCGCAGCTCGTGATCGTCCCCGTCGTCCAGGCGAGGTTCACGGCCGTCGACGAGCTTCCCGAGTCGGTCCGCGGCACGGGCGGCTTCGGATCCACCGGGTACGCCGCCGGCGCCCAGGAGACCAGAATCCACGAGGAGAGCGCATGA
- the acnA gene encoding aconitate hydratase AcnA yields MSAVDSFGSKDTLKVGSTDYEVFRIDRVPGHEKLPFSLKVLLENLLRTEDGANITADHIRALGEWVPESEPDTEIQFTPARVVMQDFTGVPCIVDLATMREAVAALGGDANRINPLAPAEMVIDHSVIADLFGTEDALERNVELEYERNGERYQFLRWGQTAFDDFKVVPPGTGIVHQVNIEYLARVTMTREVGGALRAYPDTCVGTDSHTTMVNGLGVLGWGVGGIEAEAAMLGQPVSMLIPKVVGFKLTGSIPTGVTATDVVLTITQMLRKHGVVGKFVEFYGAGVAAVPLANRATIGNMSPEFGSTAAMFPIDDVTLDYLRLTGRSDEQIALVEQYSKLQKLWHDPAVEPVFSEYLELDLGTVVPSIAGPKRPQDRIELSSAKTQFESDLTNYADVSHDIVDLTIAESFPASDPGELQPQDEHSSHEHTHRSHAPATASKPTTVELGEGGTFTIDHGAVAIAAITSCTNTSNPSVMLAAGLLARNAAQKGLKAKPWVKTTLAPGSKVVTDYYEKAGLTESLEALGFYTVGYGCTTCIGNSGPLLEEISAAVQDNDLAVTAVLSGNRNFEGRINPDVKMNYLASPPLVIAYALAGSMNFDFEVDALGTDSDGNDVFLKDIWPDAAEVQATIDSSIDKSMFDTQYAGVFDGDERWRALQTPEGSIFEWDESSTYVRKPPYFDGMTMETTPVTDIAGARVLAKLGDSVTTDHISPAGSIKADSPAGRYLDEHGIDRKDYNSYGSRRGNHEVMIRGTFANIRLRNQLLDGVEGGYTRDFTQPDAPQSFIYDASQNYQAEGTPLVILGGKEYGSGSSRDWAAKGTSLLGVKAVIVESFERIHRSNLIGMGVVPLQFPAGESWESLGLDGTESISISGIEELNEGVTPKTVHVVAEPTEHSAEGKRTVEFDAVVRIDTPGEADYYRNGGILQYVLRSLV; encoded by the coding sequence GTGTCCGCGGTAGACAGCTTTGGATCGAAAGACACCCTGAAGGTCGGCTCGACCGACTACGAGGTGTTCCGCATCGACCGGGTCCCCGGTCACGAGAAGCTCCCGTTCAGCCTCAAGGTGCTGCTCGAGAACCTCCTCCGCACGGAGGACGGCGCGAACATCACCGCCGACCACATCCGCGCCCTCGGCGAGTGGGTCCCGGAGTCGGAGCCCGACACCGAGATCCAGTTCACGCCGGCCCGCGTGGTCATGCAGGACTTCACCGGCGTGCCCTGCATCGTCGACCTCGCCACGATGCGCGAGGCCGTCGCTGCCCTGGGCGGCGACGCGAACCGGATCAACCCGCTCGCGCCCGCCGAGATGGTGATCGACCACTCCGTCATCGCCGACCTCTTCGGCACCGAGGACGCGCTCGAGCGCAACGTCGAGCTCGAGTACGAGCGCAACGGCGAGCGGTACCAGTTCCTCCGCTGGGGCCAGACCGCCTTCGACGACTTCAAGGTCGTCCCGCCCGGAACCGGCATCGTGCACCAGGTCAACATCGAGTACCTGGCCCGCGTCACCATGACCCGCGAGGTGGGCGGCGCGCTGCGCGCCTACCCCGACACCTGCGTCGGCACCGACTCGCACACGACGATGGTCAACGGCCTCGGCGTGCTCGGCTGGGGCGTCGGCGGCATCGAGGCCGAGGCCGCGATGCTCGGCCAGCCCGTCTCGATGCTCATCCCGAAGGTCGTCGGCTTCAAGCTCACCGGCTCGATCCCGACCGGCGTGACCGCGACGGACGTCGTGCTCACCATCACGCAGATGCTGCGCAAGCACGGCGTGGTCGGCAAGTTCGTCGAGTTCTACGGGGCCGGTGTCGCCGCGGTGCCGCTCGCCAACCGCGCCACCATCGGCAACATGAGCCCCGAGTTCGGCTCCACCGCCGCGATGTTCCCCATCGACGACGTGACCCTCGACTACCTGCGCCTCACCGGCCGCAGCGACGAGCAGATCGCCCTCGTCGAGCAGTACTCCAAGCTGCAGAAGCTCTGGCACGACCCCGCGGTCGAGCCGGTCTTCAGCGAGTACCTCGAGCTCGACCTCGGCACCGTCGTCCCCTCGATCGCCGGCCCGAAGCGCCCGCAGGACCGGATCGAGCTCTCGTCCGCCAAGACGCAGTTCGAGTCGGACCTCACCAACTACGCGGACGTCTCGCACGACATCGTCGACCTGACCATCGCGGAGTCGTTCCCCGCCTCCGACCCCGGAGAGCTGCAGCCGCAGGACGAGCACAGCAGCCACGAGCACACCCACCGCTCGCACGCGCCGGCGACCGCCTCCAAGCCGACCACGGTCGAGCTCGGCGAGGGCGGGACCTTCACGATCGATCACGGCGCCGTCGCGATCGCGGCGATCACCTCGTGCACCAACACGTCGAACCCGTCCGTCATGCTCGCGGCCGGCCTGCTGGCCCGCAACGCGGCGCAGAAGGGCCTGAAGGCCAAGCCGTGGGTCAAGACCACGCTGGCGCCCGGATCGAAGGTCGTCACCGACTACTACGAGAAGGCCGGCCTGACCGAGTCGCTCGAAGCGCTCGGCTTCTACACGGTCGGCTACGGCTGCACGACCTGCATCGGCAACTCCGGCCCGCTGCTCGAGGAGATCTCGGCCGCGGTGCAGGACAACGACCTCGCCGTGACCGCCGTGCTCTCGGGCAACCGCAACTTCGAGGGCCGCATCAACCCGGACGTGAAGATGAACTACCTGGCGAGCCCCCCGCTCGTCATCGCCTACGCGCTCGCCGGCTCGATGAACTTCGACTTCGAGGTCGACGCGCTCGGCACCGACTCCGACGGCAACGACGTGTTCCTCAAGGACATCTGGCCCGACGCGGCCGAGGTGCAGGCGACGATCGACTCGTCGATCGACAAGTCGATGTTCGACACGCAGTACGCGGGCGTGTTCGACGGCGACGAGCGCTGGCGCGCGCTGCAGACCCCCGAGGGCTCGATCTTCGAGTGGGACGAGTCGTCGACCTACGTGCGGAAGCCCCCGTACTTCGACGGCATGACGATGGAGACGACCCCGGTCACCGACATCGCCGGTGCCCGCGTGCTCGCCAAGCTCGGCGACTCCGTCACGACCGACCACATCAGCCCCGCCGGCTCGATCAAGGCCGACAGCCCCGCCGGCCGCTACCTCGACGAGCACGGCATCGACCGCAAGGACTACAACTCCTACGGCTCGCGCCGCGGCAACCACGAGGTGATGATCCGCGGCACGTTCGCGAACATCCGCCTGCGCAACCAGCTGCTCGACGGCGTGGAGGGCGGCTACACCCGCGACTTCACTCAGCCGGACGCCCCGCAGTCGTTCATCTACGACGCGTCGCAGAACTACCAGGCCGAGGGCACCCCGCTCGTCATCCTGGGCGGCAAGGAGTACGGCTCCGGCTCGTCGCGCGACTGGGCGGCCAAGGGAACGAGCCTGCTGGGCGTCAAGGCGGTCATCGTCGAGAGCTTCGAGCGGATCCACCGCTCGAACCTCATCGGCATGGGCGTCGTCCCGCTGCAGTTCCCCGCGGGCGAGAGCTGGGAGTCGCTGGGCCTCGACGGCACCGAGTCGATCAGCATCTCGGGCATCGAGGAGCTGAACGAGGGCGTCACCCCCAAGACGGTCCACGTCGTCGCCGAGCCGACCGAGCACTCGGCCGAGGGCAAGCGGACCGTCGAGTTCGACGCGGTCGTCCGCATCGACACCCCCGGTGAGGCGGACTACTACCGCAACGGCGGCATCCTGCAGTACGTGCTGCGCTCGCTCGTCTAG
- a CDS encoding 3-hydroxyacyl-CoA dehydrogenase NAD-binding domain-containing protein, with protein MLDGFENLVDLAEGEVVTHSYVRDVPLPSGRTLALITLDNDRDHTRPNTFGPASLFELADVLLAQKERASRGEIQAVGITGKPFILAAGADLSKVGAIPSRELGRQLARLGHRTLGMLAELGVPSFAFINGLALGGGTEIGLNADYRTVDSSIPALGLPEVFLGIIPGWGGAWLLPNLIGIENALKVVVENPLKNNRTLKGQEVFDLGIADAIFPPAAFLEDSLRWADGVIGGSVKVERPNAPGKLERLVKWDVAISIARKQLESRIGTVAASPYRALELLKAAKNTTREEGFAAEDEALADLISGDQFRASIYAFDLVQKRAKRPAGAPDRALAKPVTKVGVVGAGLMASQFALLFLRRLQVPVVITDLDQERVDKGVAGIRAEIDALLAKGRVSPDDANRLRALITGTTDRSDFADADWVIEAVFEELSVKQDVFADIERYVSPTAVLATNTSSLSVERIGERLEHPERLVGFHFFNPVAVMPLIEVVRTPHTDDETLSTAMVTAAKLKKNAVITRDTPGFVVNRVLAKVLGEAMHAVDTGTPFEVVEQSLAPFGLPMTPFELLELVGLKVGAHVLDTHHAAFPDRFFDSPNLHRLAELGRVFERDAKGRVKGVDKRAVAIVAGGTEPMTAEQLRLRVETGLADEVKRMLDDDVVHAAEDIDLCLILGAGYPFQMGGLTPYLDRVGASERAFGDTFHHPAIRGVD; from the coding sequence ATGCTCGACGGATTCGAGAACCTCGTGGACCTCGCCGAGGGCGAGGTCGTCACCCACTCCTACGTCCGCGACGTGCCGCTGCCCAGCGGCCGCACGCTCGCCCTGATCACGCTCGACAACGACCGCGACCACACCCGCCCCAACACCTTCGGGCCGGCGTCGCTCTTCGAGCTGGCGGACGTCCTCCTGGCGCAGAAGGAGCGCGCCTCGCGCGGCGAGATCCAGGCGGTCGGCATCACCGGCAAGCCGTTCATCCTCGCCGCGGGAGCCGACCTCAGCAAGGTCGGGGCCATCCCGAGCCGTGAGCTCGGCCGCCAGCTGGCGCGCCTGGGCCACCGCACGCTGGGGATGCTGGCAGAGCTGGGCGTGCCGTCCTTCGCCTTCATCAACGGCCTCGCCCTGGGCGGCGGCACCGAGATCGGCCTGAACGCCGACTACCGCACCGTCGACTCCTCCATCCCCGCGCTCGGGCTCCCCGAGGTCTTCCTCGGCATCATCCCCGGCTGGGGCGGCGCGTGGCTCCTGCCGAACCTGATCGGCATCGAGAACGCCCTCAAGGTCGTCGTCGAGAACCCGCTGAAGAACAACCGCACGCTCAAGGGCCAGGAGGTGTTCGACCTCGGCATCGCCGACGCGATCTTCCCGCCCGCCGCCTTCCTCGAGGACTCGCTCCGCTGGGCCGACGGCGTGATCGGCGGCTCCGTGAAGGTGGAGCGGCCGAACGCGCCCGGCAAGCTGGAGCGGCTGGTCAAGTGGGACGTCGCGATCTCGATCGCGCGCAAGCAGCTGGAGTCGCGGATCGGCACGGTCGCGGCGTCTCCGTACCGCGCGCTGGAGCTGCTCAAGGCCGCGAAGAACACCACCCGCGAGGAGGGCTTCGCCGCCGAGGACGAGGCGCTGGCCGACCTGATCTCGGGCGACCAGTTCCGCGCGAGCATCTACGCGTTCGATCTGGTGCAGAAGCGCGCCAAGCGTCCCGCGGGAGCGCCCGACAGGGCGCTGGCCAAGCCCGTCACCAAGGTCGGGGTGGTCGGCGCGGGCCTCATGGCCTCGCAGTTCGCGCTGCTCTTCCTCCGCCGCCTCCAGGTGCCGGTGGTCATCACCGACCTCGACCAGGAGCGGGTCGACAAGGGCGTCGCGGGCATCCGCGCCGAGATCGACGCGCTGCTGGCGAAGGGACGCGTCTCCCCCGACGACGCGAACCGCCTCCGCGCGCTGATCACCGGCACGACCGACCGCTCCGACTTCGCCGACGCCGACTGGGTGATCGAGGCGGTCTTCGAGGAGCTGTCGGTGAAGCAGGACGTGTTCGCCGACATCGAGCGCTACGTCTCGCCCACGGCGGTGCTCGCGACCAACACCTCGTCCCTCTCCGTCGAGCGCATCGGCGAGCGGCTGGAGCACCCCGAGCGCCTCGTCGGCTTCCACTTCTTCAACCCGGTCGCGGTCATGCCGCTGATCGAGGTGGTCCGGACGCCGCACACCGACGACGAGACCCTCTCGACGGCGATGGTCACCGCCGCGAAGCTCAAGAAGAACGCCGTCATCACGCGCGACACCCCGGGCTTCGTGGTGAACCGCGTGCTGGCGAAGGTCCTGGGCGAGGCGATGCACGCGGTCGACACGGGCACACCCTTCGAGGTCGTCGAGCAGTCGCTGGCTCCGTTCGGCCTGCCGATGACCCCGTTCGAGCTGCTCGAGCTGGTGGGCCTCAAGGTCGGCGCGCACGTGCTCGACACCCACCACGCCGCGTTCCCCGACCGCTTCTTCGACAGCCCCAACCTGCACCGCCTCGCCGAGCTCGGCCGCGTCTTCGAGCGCGACGCGAAGGGGCGTGTGAAGGGCGTCGACAAGCGCGCGGTCGCGATCGTCGCCGGGGGCACGGAGCCGATGACGGCCGAGCAGCTGCGGCTGCGCGTTGAGACGGGTCTCGCGGACGAGGTCAAGCGGATGCTGGACGACGACGTCGTGCACGCCGCGGAGGACATCGACCTCTGCCTGATCCTCGGCGCGGGCTACCCGTTCCAGATGGGCGGGCTCACGCCCTACCTCGACCGGGTCGGCGCGAGCGAGCGGGCGTTCGGGGACACGTTCCACCACCCCGCGATCCGCGGCGTCGACTGA
- a CDS encoding DUF4193 domain-containing protein, with translation MATDYDAPRKTDDDSESIEALKERVPDKMSGVVDVDDADNPGGFELPGADLSDLDLDVVVLPPQADEFTCVSCFLVKHRSQIDHEEKLGPICLECAA, from the coding sequence ATGGCTACGGACTACGACGCCCCCCGCAAGACCGATGACGACTCCGAGTCGATCGAGGCCCTGAAGGAGCGAGTCCCCGACAAGATGTCCGGAGTCGTCGACGTCGATGACGCCGACAACCCGGGCGGATTCGAACTGCCCGGTGCCGATCTGTCCGACCTCGATCTGGACGTCGTGGTCCTTCCGCCCCAGGCGGACGAGTTCACGTGCGTGAGCTGCTTCCTCGTGAAGCACCGCTCGCAGATCGACCACGAGGAGAAGCTCGGACCGATCTGCCTGGAGTGCGCCGCTTAA
- a CDS encoding DUF3710 domain-containing protein, with the protein MSDIQPTAGEAAEPVQQDFEKSAPEDRAEAGPLDEREANPVRPYIDLGGVKVLPREGMHIRLEVEEGTKRVIAVGLDYAGSTLQVQPFSAPRSSGLWHEIRGQIAEQIGRQGGSTTERDGVFGPELVAELPIAGGQTRVARFVGVDGPRWFLRGVIAGAGAVDEQAAASVEELFRSIVVVRGSGPMPPRDLIPLKVPTGSQTQQSAS; encoded by the coding sequence ATGAGCGACATCCAGCCCACGGCCGGCGAGGCCGCCGAGCCCGTCCAGCAGGACTTCGAGAAGTCGGCGCCGGAGGACCGCGCGGAGGCCGGGCCCCTGGACGAGCGCGAGGCCAACCCGGTCCGCCCCTACATCGACCTCGGCGGGGTGAAAGTGCTTCCCCGCGAGGGCATGCACATCCGCCTCGAGGTCGAGGAGGGGACCAAGCGCGTCATCGCCGTCGGCCTCGACTACGCCGGGTCGACGCTGCAGGTGCAGCCCTTCTCCGCGCCGCGCTCCTCGGGCCTCTGGCACGAGATCCGCGGCCAGATCGCCGAGCAGATCGGCCGTCAGGGCGGATCGACGACGGAGCGCGACGGAGTCTTCGGTCCGGAGCTCGTCGCCGAGCTCCCGATCGCCGGCGGCCAGACCCGCGTCGCCCGGTTCGTCGGCGTCGACGGTCCGCGCTGGTTCCTCCGCGGCGTGATCGCCGGAGCCGGAGCCGTCGACGAGCAGGCGGCCGCCTCGGTCGAGGAGCTCTTCCGCAGCATCGTCGTGGTCCGCGGCAGCGGCCCGATGCCTCCGCGCGACCTGATCCCGCTGAAGGTGCCGACCGGCAGCCAGACCCAGCAGAGCGCGAGCTGA
- the dxs gene encoding 1-deoxy-D-xylulose-5-phosphate synthase — protein MAVLETIGGPRDLDRLTAAELETLAQEIRDFLVREVSKTGGHLGPNLGVVETTIAIHRVFDSPHDAIVFDTGHQSYVHKLLTGRQDFSKLRQRGGLAGYPQRRESPHDIVESSHASSSLSWADGISRAFTMTGQTDRHVVAVVGDGALTGGMTWEALNNISDDNSRGLVIVVNDNGRSYAPTIGGMARFLNGVRTRPTYRTMHRGSRAVSERLGGPAAAVYRGVRGGLHGFLSRFINNEALYSNLDIKYLGPIDGHDLTAMEEALQQAKDYGQPVIVHAITQKGKGFGPAVHDLADQFHAVGQIDPETGEPLSAAGARSWTSVFAEEIVTLADEDPTIVGITAAMLRPVGLDRLAEKYPERVFDVGIAEQHAVTSAAGLAFGGLHPVVALYATFVNRAFDQVLMDVALHRAGVTFVLDRAGVTGPDGPSHHGMWDLAILQVVPNIRLAAPRDSVRLREELREAVGVTDAPTVVRFSKGSVGDEIDAVERLGDGVDVLARAERKDVLLVTVGPMAAMGLEVAQRLAAQGIGATVVDPRWVVPVPTSIIELAREHRIVVSIEDGVRVGGIGTRIRQDLREAGVDTAVTELGLPDQFLDHAKREEILEDVGLTPQHIARDVVAQVLGSKIPVARPLPDEVEARDDARSD, from the coding sequence ATGGCTGTTCTCGAGACCATCGGCGGTCCTCGCGATCTCGATCGCCTGACCGCGGCCGAGCTCGAGACGCTGGCGCAGGAGATCCGCGACTTCCTCGTGCGCGAGGTCTCGAAGACCGGCGGCCACCTGGGGCCGAATCTCGGCGTCGTCGAGACGACCATCGCGATCCACCGGGTCTTCGACTCGCCGCACGACGCGATCGTGTTCGACACCGGCCACCAGTCCTACGTCCACAAGCTGCTCACCGGTCGCCAGGACTTCTCGAAGCTCCGGCAGCGCGGCGGCCTCGCCGGCTACCCGCAGCGGAGGGAGTCGCCGCACGACATCGTCGAGAGCTCGCACGCCTCCAGCTCGCTGTCCTGGGCGGACGGCATCTCCCGCGCCTTCACGATGACCGGTCAGACCGACCGCCACGTCGTCGCGGTCGTGGGCGACGGCGCCCTCACCGGCGGCATGACCTGGGAGGCGCTGAACAACATCAGCGACGACAACTCCCGCGGGCTGGTCATCGTGGTCAACGACAACGGGCGCTCCTACGCCCCGACCATCGGCGGCATGGCCCGCTTCCTCAACGGCGTCCGCACGCGGCCGACCTACCGCACGATGCACCGCGGCTCCCGGGCCGTCTCGGAGCGGCTGGGCGGCCCCGCCGCCGCCGTCTACCGCGGCGTGCGCGGCGGGCTCCACGGCTTCCTCAGCCGCTTCATCAACAACGAGGCGCTCTACTCCAACCTCGACATCAAGTACCTGGGGCCGATCGACGGACACGACCTGACGGCGATGGAGGAGGCCCTCCAGCAGGCGAAGGACTACGGCCAGCCGGTCATCGTCCACGCGATCACCCAGAAGGGCAAGGGCTTCGGTCCGGCCGTGCACGACCTCGCCGACCAGTTCCACGCCGTCGGGCAGATCGACCCCGAGACGGGCGAGCCGCTGAGCGCGGCCGGGGCCCGATCGTGGACCTCGGTGTTCGCCGAGGAGATCGTCACCCTGGCCGACGAGGACCCGACGATCGTCGGCATCACGGCCGCCATGCTCCGGCCCGTCGGTCTCGACCGCCTCGCGGAGAAGTACCCGGAGCGCGTCTTCGACGTCGGCATCGCGGAGCAGCACGCCGTGACCTCGGCCGCCGGTCTCGCCTTCGGCGGGCTGCATCCGGTCGTCGCGCTGTACGCCACCTTCGTGAACCGCGCCTTCGACCAGGTGCTGATGGACGTCGCACTGCACCGCGCGGGCGTCACCTTCGTACTGGACCGCGCCGGAGTCACCGGGCCCGACGGTCCGAGCCACCACGGCATGTGGGATCTGGCGATCCTGCAGGTCGTCCCGAACATCCGCCTCGCCGCTCCGCGCGACTCCGTGCGTCTGCGCGAGGAGCTGCGCGAGGCCGTGGGCGTCACCGACGCGCCGACCGTGGTGCGCTTCTCGAAGGGGAGCGTCGGCGACGAGATCGACGCCGTCGAGCGCCTCGGCGACGGGGTCGACGTGCTCGCCCGCGCCGAGCGCAAGGACGTGCTGCTGGTCACGGTCGGGCCGATGGCCGCGATGGGTCTCGAGGTCGCTCAGCGGCTCGCGGCCCAGGGCATCGGAGCCACCGTCGTCGACCCCCGCTGGGTCGTGCCCGTGCCCACCAGCATCATCGAGCTCGCCCGCGAGCACCGCATCGTCGTCTCGATCGAGGACGGGGTGCGCGTCGGCGGGATCGGCACGCGCATCCGCCAGGACCTGCGCGAGGCCGGCGTGGACACCGCGGTGACCGAGCTCGGGCTGCCCGACCAGTTCCTCGACCACGCCAAGCGCGAGGAGATCCTCGAGGACGTCGGACTCACTCCCCAGCACATCGCTCGCGACGTCGTCGCGCAGGTGCTGGGCAGCAAGATCCCGGTCGCCCGTCCGCTCCCGGACGAGGTCGAGGCCCGGGACGACGCCCGCAGCGACTGA
- the sepH gene encoding septation protein SepH, with product MMELKVIGVEGGSLVLVSEGGERFSVRIDETLQSQLRPRVHTLPPREKRVSPREIQAHIRSGLSAEEVAELTGADLGYVQRFEGPVTAEREHIVASALAVRVYTTTDPDPLEEGTPFGDVIRDRLASLGAEGEQWSSWKEEEGWAVKLLFRSDEIDHDARWRFDPRKALLSPLTSEAITLSQQGEIRPTLIPRLRAVIPAAVDELATRFDPESAEAPTRSARADHPTAGRPAAMPHARPAAVRPSDTEPQPALSETPRPISTLPRPVTSTTEQRERNLNDTADLLDALRRRRGERDHASSLRVREEPEPEAEAAPPVEKAPEPPRTAPPVPEQPSGVRGSLRRGRASMPSWDEIVFGARSDD from the coding sequence ATGATGGAACTGAAGGTGATCGGCGTCGAGGGCGGATCGCTCGTCCTCGTGTCCGAGGGCGGCGAGCGCTTCTCGGTCCGCATCGACGAGACGCTGCAGAGCCAGCTGCGGCCGCGGGTCCACACCCTCCCGCCGCGCGAGAAGCGCGTCTCCCCCCGTGAGATCCAGGCCCACATCCGCTCCGGGCTCTCCGCCGAGGAGGTCGCCGAGCTCACGGGCGCCGACCTGGGCTACGTCCAGCGCTTCGAGGGACCCGTCACAGCCGAGCGCGAGCACATCGTCGCGTCCGCTCTCGCCGTGCGCGTCTACACGACCACCGACCCCGATCCCCTCGAGGAGGGCACGCCCTTCGGCGACGTCATCCGCGACCGCCTCGCGTCGCTCGGCGCCGAGGGCGAGCAGTGGTCGAGCTGGAAGGAGGAGGAGGGCTGGGCCGTCAAGCTCCTCTTCCGCTCGGACGAGATCGACCACGACGCCCGCTGGCGCTTCGACCCGCGAAAGGCGCTGCTGTCGCCGCTGACCTCCGAGGCGATCACGCTCTCGCAGCAGGGCGAGATCCGGCCGACCCTCATCCCGCGCCTGCGCGCCGTCATCCCCGCCGCCGTCGACGAGCTCGCCACGCGCTTCGACCCGGAGTCCGCGGAGGCGCCGACCCGCTCCGCCCGGGCCGACCACCCCACGGCAGGCCGCCCCGCCGCGATGCCGCACGCCCGACCGGCCGCCGTCCGCCCCTCCGACACGGAGCCGCAGCCGGCCCTCTCCGAGACCCCGCGCCCGATCTCGACGCTCCCCCGCCCCGTCACCAGCACGACGGAGCAGCGCGAGCGCAACCTCAACGACACCGCCGACCTGCTCGACGCCCTGCGTCGCCGCCGGGGCGAGCGCGATCACGCCTCGAGCCTCCGCGTCCGCGAGGAGCCGGAGCCCGAGGCCGAGGCCGCTCCTCCCGTCGAGAAGGCACCGGAGCCGCCGCGCACCGCTCCCCCGGTCCCCGAGCAGCCGTCGGGCGTGCGCGGGAGCCTCCGCCGGGGGCGGGCGTCGATGCCGAGCTGGGACGAGATCGTCTTCGGAGCGCGCAGCGACGACTGA
- a CDS encoding DUF3159 domain-containing protein, translating into MEPVRPEDPARSEEPVRPEVGDAIAQAARRSGLGAVADGEPFDGKALLRTMGGVRGILEAVVPGIAFVLLYTVTSELVLSLVASVGLAVAFTVARVLGRTPVIQAVGGLLAVVVSAALALFTGRGVDNFALGLLTNLVYGLVFLLSVLVRWPLIGVAAGFLMGDGTSWRSDRRKRRLFGALTLAWAGLFLLRLAVQYPLFLAEDTTALGIWKLALGLPLYAPLLVVTVLAVRAEYRGSGERADAGDAPDRA; encoded by the coding sequence ATGGAGCCGGTGCGGCCAGAGGACCCGGCCCGATCGGAGGAGCCGGTCCGGCCCGAGGTCGGCGACGCGATCGCGCAGGCCGCCCGCCGCTCGGGGCTCGGCGCGGTCGCCGACGGCGAGCCGTTCGACGGGAAGGCACTGCTGCGCACCATGGGCGGCGTCCGGGGGATCCTCGAGGCCGTCGTGCCCGGCATCGCTTTCGTCCTGCTCTACACGGTCACCTCGGAGCTGGTGCTCTCGCTGGTCGCATCCGTCGGGCTCGCCGTGGCGTTCACGGTGGCGCGGGTGCTCGGCCGGACGCCGGTGATCCAGGCCGTCGGCGGGCTGCTCGCCGTGGTGGTCTCGGCCGCACTGGCGCTGTTCACCGGGCGGGGCGTCGACAACTTCGCCCTGGGGCTGCTCACGAACCTCGTCTACGGGCTCGTCTTCCTCCTCTCCGTCCTCGTGCGCTGGCCCCTGATCGGCGTCGCCGCCGGCTTCCTGATGGGGGACGGCACCTCCTGGCGGTCCGATCGGCGCAAGCGCCGCCTCTTCGGCGCCCTGACCCTCGCGTGGGCGGGGCTCTTCCTCCTGCGCCTGGCCGTGCAGTACCCGCTGTTCCTCGCCGAGGACACCACGGCGCTGGGCATCTGGAAGCTGGCGCTGGGCCTGCCCCTGTACGCGCCGCTGCTGGTGGTCACCGTGCTCGCCGTCCGGGCCGAGTACCGCGGATCCGGCGAGCGCGCCGATGCGGGCGATGCTCCGGATCGTGCGTAG
- a CDS encoding DUF3093 domain-containing protein produces the protein MPSYRERLWPAPWLFVATALVIPASILVFAPIDLAVGVIVAVVLYAGTVLSLLALSPVIEVAEGELRAGRAHIPLDLVGEPSSYSGDQAFAERGTRLDARAYLVIRGWVKDVVRVPIEDPADPTPYWLVSTRRPDDIVAAIRGSRRRSGRPSEPGGA, from the coding sequence ATGCCGTCCTACCGAGAGAGGCTGTGGCCCGCGCCCTGGCTCTTCGTCGCCACCGCCCTCGTCATCCCCGCCAGCATCCTGGTGTTCGCGCCCATCGACCTCGCGGTGGGGGTGATCGTCGCGGTCGTGCTGTACGCGGGCACCGTGCTGTCGCTGCTGGCCCTCTCCCCCGTGATCGAGGTGGCGGAGGGGGAGCTGCGCGCCGGCCGCGCGCACATCCCGCTGGACCTCGTGGGCGAGCCGTCCTCCTACTCGGGGGACCAGGCGTTCGCCGAGCGTGGGACGCGCCTGGACGCGCGGGCGTACCTGGTCATCCGCGGCTGGGTGAAGGACGTGGTGCGGGTCCCGATCGAGGATCCGGCCGACCCGACGCCGTACTGGCTGGTCTCCACCCGCCGCCCGGACGACATCGTCGCCGCGATCCGGGGATCACGGCGACGGAGCGGTCGTCCTTCGGAGCCGGGAGGCGCTTAA